From one Candidatus Margulisiibacteriota bacterium genomic stretch:
- a CDS encoding 2-oxoacid:acceptor oxidoreductase subunit alpha, whose product MESLSILIGGRAGDGIDQASLLIGKLLNQLGFRIYIYRDYPSLIRGGHTFSIVRAAREKLGAHRQTVDFICALNQDCLDNHRDKIHGRTVVLYDSDVVKGTGLALPLTSMVKAAGGPEIVRNTAMLGGLAKALGLPWEKFEKVARENLKKETEINIQLARKGYNAAETFYKIEEQKKPVLPLVTGNEALALGLASAGLDAYISYPMTPSSTILHFLAQRAEALNMKVIHPESELAVIMMALGFAYAGQKTAVGTSGGGFCLMTEGLSFAGMAELPMVIVLGQRPGPSTGLPTYSSQTELMFALWAGQGEFTRLIVAPGDAEEAYYWGGVALRLAWKYQLPAIILTDKNIAEGTYSFDLKNIKRFPEEQSLFWDGSGEYKRYLATASGISPLAFPGEAGATIKVNSYEHEEDGVTTEDQRITRKMQEKRLRKGVALLKEIDELEAVKVYGKQAARTAVVCWGSTKHLCLEAAEKLEVRVVMPLVLSPLPLTQLKKALQGVAQIIAVEDNATAQLAQLLKGAGIKVDAVILTYDGRPETVEQLEERIARGMK is encoded by the coding sequence ATGGAAAGCCTCTCGATATTAATTGGCGGTCGGGCCGGAGATGGGATCGACCAGGCCAGTCTGCTGATCGGCAAACTCCTCAACCAACTTGGCTTTCGGATCTATATTTACCGGGATTATCCATCACTTATCAGAGGGGGACACACTTTTTCCATCGTTCGGGCGGCCAGGGAGAAGCTTGGCGCCCACCGCCAGACCGTTGATTTTATTTGCGCCCTAAACCAGGACTGTTTAGATAATCACCGTGACAAGATCCACGGCCGGACTGTTGTTCTTTATGATTCTGATGTGGTCAAAGGGACCGGCCTGGCGCTTCCTCTTACCTCAATGGTCAAGGCAGCTGGAGGCCCAGAGATTGTTCGTAATACTGCGATGCTTGGTGGTTTGGCCAAGGCGCTTGGCCTTCCCTGGGAAAAATTCGAGAAAGTGGCCCGTGAAAATTTAAAAAAGGAAACGGAGATCAATATCCAGCTGGCGCGAAAAGGGTACAACGCGGCCGAGACATTTTATAAGATCGAGGAGCAAAAAAAGCCTGTTCTGCCTCTTGTGACCGGAAATGAAGCGTTGGCCCTGGGATTGGCGTCGGCCGGACTTGACGCTTACATTTCCTATCCTATGACACCATCTTCGACCATTCTTCATTTTTTGGCGCAGCGGGCTGAGGCGCTGAACATGAAGGTCATCCATCCGGAAAGCGAACTGGCGGTGATCATGATGGCGCTGGGTTTTGCGTATGCCGGACAGAAGACCGCGGTTGGCACTTCTGGCGGCGGCTTTTGCCTGATGACCGAAGGGTTGAGCTTTGCCGGAATGGCAGAACTGCCAATGGTAATCGTCCTGGGCCAGCGGCCTGGGCCCAGTACCGGGTTACCGACTTACTCCAGCCAGACCGAGTTAATGTTTGCTCTTTGGGCCGGGCAGGGTGAATTTACCAGGCTGATCGTCGCGCCGGGGGATGCCGAAGAGGCTTATTACTGGGGAGGTGTTGCTCTTCGCCTGGCCTGGAAATATCAGCTTCCAGCGATCATCTTGACCGACAAAAATATTGCCGAAGGGACATATAGCTTTGATCTGAAAAATATAAAACGCTTCCCTGAAGAGCAAAGTCTTTTTTGGGATGGGAGTGGTGAGTACAAGCGCTATCTGGCGACAGCTAGCGGGATTTCTCCGCTGGCTTTTCCCGGTGAGGCGGGGGCGACGATTAAAGTGAACAGTTATGAACATGAAGAAGATGGGGTAACGACTGAAGACCAGCGTATAACCAGGAAAATGCAGGAAAAGCGACTACGCAAAGGGGTTGCACTGTTAAAAGAGATCGACGAGCTTGAGGCGGTTAAAGTCTATGGCAAGCAAGCGGCCAGAACAGCTGTTGTTTGCTGGGGATCAACCAAACACCTTTGCCTGGAAGCGGCCGAAAAATTAGAAGTAAGGGTTGTTATGCCGCTGGTCTTGTCCCCTCTGCCGCTGACCCAGCTGAAGAAAGCGCTGCAGGGAGTGGCTCAAATAATCGCGGTTGAA